One genomic region from Bacillus aquiflavi encodes:
- the bshB1 gene encoding bacillithiol biosynthesis deacetylase BshB1, protein MEKSETINVDILAFGAHADDVEIGMGASIVKLTKAGKKVAICDLTEAELSSNGTVMLRKEEAKKAASILGVSFRQTIGLPDRGLQLKEEYIKKIVAIIRRYRPATVFAPFFEDRHPDHGNCARLVEEAVFSAGIRKYDCGSNLSYHKVANIYFYMINGFHKPDFVIDVSDEIDQKLASLQAYASQFNQEASFKTPLTNGYIETVKARERLFGKEVGVEFAEGFKVKRPLLVNPDCL, encoded by the coding sequence ATGGAGAAAAGTGAAACAATAAATGTGGATATTCTTGCGTTTGGTGCTCATGCAGATGATGTGGAGATTGGAATGGGGGCTTCAATCGTAAAATTAACAAAGGCGGGTAAAAAAGTAGCCATCTGCGATTTAACGGAAGCTGAATTATCATCGAATGGAACCGTTATGTTAAGGAAAGAAGAGGCAAAAAAAGCCGCCTCAATATTAGGGGTATCTTTTCGACAAACGATTGGCTTGCCTGACAGGGGCTTGCAATTAAAAGAAGAATACATAAAAAAAATTGTCGCGATTATTCGACGTTATCGACCTGCGACTGTTTTCGCGCCATTTTTTGAGGATCGTCATCCAGATCATGGGAATTGTGCTCGCCTTGTTGAAGAAGCTGTTTTTTCGGCTGGAATTAGAAAATATGATTGTGGCAGTAACCTTTCTTATCATAAAGTTGCTAACATTTATTTTTATATGATAAATGGTTTTCATAAGCCTGATTTTGTTATTGATGTCTCTGATGAAATTGACCAAAAGCTTGCTAGTTTACAAGCGTACGCAAGTCAATTTAATCAGGAGGCTAGTTTCAAAACTCCATTAACAAATGGATATATTGAGACTGTAAAAGCACGTGAACGTCTATTTGGGAAAGAAGTTGGTGTTGAATTTGCAGAAGGTTTTAAAGTGAAAAGACCTCTGCTTGTTAATCCTGACTGCTTATAA
- the mgsA gene encoding methylglyoxal synthase, with protein sequence MNIALIAHDKKKDDLVQFIIAYKSVFAAHTLFATGTTGSRIIEETGLSVHRFQSGPFGGDQEIGALIAKNKMDVVFFFRDPLTAQPHEPDVSALIRLCDVYSVPLATNMGTAEIIVMGLKRGDLSWRKVKQ encoded by the coding sequence ATGAATATTGCCTTAATAGCTCATGATAAGAAAAAGGACGATCTTGTTCAATTTATTATTGCATATAAATCGGTGTTTGCTGCTCATACTTTATTTGCAACAGGAACAACAGGTTCAAGAATAATCGAGGAGACGGGTTTATCTGTACACCGATTCCAGTCTGGTCCGTTTGGAGGCGATCAGGAAATTGGTGCACTGATCGCTAAAAATAAAATGGACGTCGTCTTCTTTTTTCGAGATCCGTTAACAGCTCAGCCTCACGAACCAGATGTATCAGCTCTTATTCGTCTTTGTGATGTATATTCAGTTCCTCTTGCAACAAATATGGGAACTGCAGAGATCATCGTTATGGGGTTAAAGAGAGGGGATCTATCATGGAGAAAAGTGAAACAATAA